The Micromonospora sp. Llam0 genome includes a window with the following:
- a CDS encoding glycoside hydrolase family 15 protein: MPDIASYGLLSDCQGAALLSADGSVDWWCPARFDAPSVFARLLDPGAGHWSITPVDGHRIARRYLADTMVLQTDFRTADGELRLTDALALGPGERGHRIGDASPHVLLRRVDVLSGTVQVDVDLVVRPEYGRVVPVVTGDDGRIELVGGSDRLILTGDPLPAELSAEVDRIGGRLTRTAGQTVRFALRHLRADDTTPPADDRRCGVDDTVVGWRSWADEHHTYQGLYQEQVRRSALVLQALTYQPTGAVVAAPTTSLPEEVGGDANWDYRYAWLRDGAFTMQALWVAACPDEAHRFFDWIADSVGELPTDQPVPIMFGVGGERDLTEHDLEHLRGYRGSAPVRVGNGAWRQRQLDVLGEVLHGAWILRDRLGGLSAGTVHLLRGLAERACRTWSEPDSGIWEGREGERHYLTSKLMCWVALDRAIGLAPVLHAERDVDRWHRTREQIRAAILDEGWSDRRQAFTGAFGSDHLDAGVLIMPIVGFLPGTDPRVVATIDAIEADLTHDGLVQRWTGGEDEGAFLICSYWLAEALALAGRHDRARQVFEAATACANGLGLLAEEVDRRDGGLIGNFPQGLSHIGLINAAWTLSRTGEASRPPGPPVG, translated from the coding sequence ATGCCCGACATCGCCAGCTACGGGCTCCTGAGCGACTGCCAGGGAGCGGCGTTGCTGTCCGCGGACGGTTCCGTCGACTGGTGGTGCCCGGCCCGGTTCGACGCGCCGAGCGTCTTCGCCCGGCTGCTCGACCCCGGCGCCGGGCACTGGTCCATCACCCCGGTCGACGGGCATCGCATCGCCCGCCGCTACCTGGCGGACACAATGGTGCTGCAGACCGACTTCCGGACCGCCGACGGCGAGCTGCGGCTCACCGACGCACTGGCCCTCGGCCCCGGCGAACGTGGCCACCGCATCGGCGACGCCTCGCCGCACGTGCTGCTGCGCCGCGTCGACGTCCTCTCCGGCACCGTGCAGGTCGACGTCGACCTGGTGGTACGACCCGAGTACGGCCGGGTCGTCCCGGTGGTGACCGGCGACGACGGGCGGATCGAGCTGGTCGGCGGCAGCGACCGGCTGATCCTGACCGGCGACCCGCTGCCGGCCGAACTGTCCGCCGAGGTGGACCGGATCGGCGGCCGGCTCACCCGCACCGCCGGGCAGACCGTCCGGTTCGCGCTGCGGCACCTGCGCGCCGACGACACCACGCCGCCAGCCGACGACCGGCGCTGCGGCGTGGACGACACCGTCGTCGGCTGGCGGTCCTGGGCCGACGAGCACCACACCTACCAAGGGCTCTACCAGGAGCAGGTACGGCGCAGCGCGCTGGTGCTGCAGGCGCTGACCTACCAGCCGACCGGTGCGGTGGTGGCCGCGCCGACCACCTCGCTGCCCGAGGAGGTCGGCGGCGACGCGAACTGGGACTACCGGTACGCCTGGCTGCGCGACGGGGCGTTCACCATGCAGGCGCTGTGGGTGGCCGCCTGCCCCGACGAGGCACACCGGTTCTTCGACTGGATCGCCGACTCGGTCGGTGAACTGCCCACCGACCAGCCGGTACCGATCATGTTCGGGGTCGGTGGCGAACGGGACCTGACCGAGCACGATCTGGAGCACCTGCGCGGCTACCGGGGCTCTGCGCCGGTCCGGGTCGGCAACGGCGCCTGGCGGCAGCGGCAGCTCGACGTGCTCGGCGAGGTGCTGCACGGTGCCTGGATTCTGCGCGACCGGCTCGGCGGCCTGTCGGCTGGCACCGTACATCTGCTCCGTGGTCTCGCCGAACGGGCCTGCCGCACCTGGTCCGAGCCGGATTCCGGGATCTGGGAGGGTCGGGAGGGCGAACGCCACTACCTCACCTCGAAGCTGATGTGCTGGGTGGCGCTGGACCGGGCCATCGGGCTGGCGCCGGTGTTGCACGCCGAGCGTGACGTCGACCGCTGGCACCGGACGCGGGAACAGATCCGCGCGGCGATCCTCGACGAAGGTTGGAGCGACCGGCGCCAGGCGTTCACCGGTGCGTTCGGCTCCGACCATCTCGACGCCGGCGTCCTGATCATGCCGATCGTGGGGTTCCTGCCCGGCACCGACCCCAGGGTGGTCGCCACGATCGACGCCATCGAGGCGGACCTGACCCACGACGGTCTGGTCCAGCGGTGGACCGGCGGCGAGGACGAAGGAGCCTTCCTGATCTGCTCCTACTGGCTGGCCGAGGCCCTCGCGCTGGCCGGCCGGCACGACCGGGCCCGCCAGGTCTTCGAAGCGGCCACCGCGTGCGCGAACGGTCTCGGTCTGCTCGCCGAGGAGGTGGACCGCCGCGACGGCGGCCTGATCGGCAACTTTCCGCAGGGGCTGTCGCACATCGGTCTGATCAACGCGGCGTGGACGCTGTCCCGGACCGGGGAGGCGTCGCGACCACCGGGCCCACCCGTCGGGTGA
- a CDS encoding peptidase inhibitor family I36 protein, translating into MTHRNRIRHRSPHLSRRLAPAVLAVAVLATGLQPGVAAAGPITVQSRVDAYLAAHPGGIQVNQTDIAYSGGVFIVSVARPADVGPLAGPDCPGGWFCFYDGTNYTYPRGRLSDCGWQDLGHWGWRNRTESVHYNLNYGSTTFLDETGPTDTKLFVVDTARRTVPDVSPHRNRADYVYRACT; encoded by the coding sequence ATGACGCACCGCAATCGGATCCGTCACCGGAGCCCTCACCTGAGTCGGCGGTTGGCACCCGCCGTGCTGGCCGTCGCCGTGCTGGCCACCGGACTGCAGCCCGGCGTCGCCGCCGCCGGCCCCATCACCGTCCAGTCCCGGGTGGACGCCTACCTGGCGGCCCACCCCGGCGGCATCCAGGTCAACCAGACCGACATCGCCTACTCCGGCGGGGTGTTCATCGTCAGCGTGGCCCGTCCCGCCGACGTCGGGCCGCTTGCCGGACCGGACTGCCCCGGCGGCTGGTTCTGCTTCTACGACGGCACCAACTACACCTATCCGCGGGGGCGGCTCAGCGACTGCGGATGGCAGGACCTCGGCCACTGGGGGTGGCGCAACCGGACCGAGTCCGTGCACTACAACCTCAACTACGGCAGCACCACGTTCCTCGACGAGACCGGCCCGACCGACACCAAACTCTTCGTGGTCGACACGGCCCGCCGGACCGTGCCCGACGTCTCACCGCACCGCAACCGGGCCGACTACGTCTACCGTGCGTGCACCTGA
- a CDS encoding glycosyltransferase: protein MRRRRVLVFSIPNEGHLNILKRLIRRHRAEDSFRLVLVDRQTTAPRLGDLAGSTVAVPGCREFRNTPADRVFDRAYRLFGECLAVARAYRPDLVLYDFCAIEGALVARRLGVPAWCSVPGLVGPMTDAGYLRRCLTAPANTAALDALDRRYGVTLDPATVELVSNCLHLPAEQNILWSYRTVTPTDFRDNRAAVGYRFAGYLSDGWPSRDRPDHQDGHGAGRESRGAGPARPVVYLSFGTEVLDNLWYAEPELVGALRRCVAGLARHWSSADLTVVFPTRGRRILDRYPANWVIRHAVDQQRVLSRADVFVTHGGSNSFHEAIIARVPMVVVPFFGDQPLVARQAARLGIGISLDAGARTGRDAAYRLLDVGCADRIAAAVRRIRDDRRYRESLAGLDLTAVAALAPTDDDRPVTRRVGPVVATPPRSGTASTPR from the coding sequence ATGCGGCGACGACGGGTGCTCGTGTTCAGCATCCCCAACGAGGGACACCTCAACATCCTGAAACGGCTGATCCGCCGGCACCGGGCCGAGGACAGCTTCCGCCTGGTGCTCGTCGACCGGCAGACCACCGCGCCCCGGCTGGGTGACCTGGCCGGGTCGACCGTCGCGGTGCCGGGTTGCCGCGAGTTCCGCAACACCCCGGCGGACCGGGTGTTCGACCGGGCGTACCGGCTGTTCGGCGAATGCCTGGCGGTGGCCCGCGCCTACCGCCCCGACCTGGTGCTGTACGACTTCTGCGCGATCGAGGGCGCGCTGGTCGCCCGCCGGCTGGGCGTGCCGGCGTGGTGCTCGGTGCCGGGCCTGGTCGGGCCGATGACGGACGCCGGATACCTGCGGCGCTGCCTGACGGCACCGGCGAACACGGCGGCACTGGACGCCCTGGACCGGCGGTACGGCGTCACGCTCGACCCGGCCACGGTGGAACTCGTCTCGAACTGTCTGCACCTGCCGGCCGAGCAGAACATCCTCTGGTCGTACCGTACGGTCACGCCGACCGACTTCCGCGACAACCGGGCGGCGGTCGGCTACCGCTTCGCCGGCTACCTCTCCGACGGCTGGCCGTCCCGGGACCGGCCGGACCACCAGGACGGCCATGGCGCCGGCCGGGAGAGCCGGGGTGCCGGCCCGGCCCGGCCGGTCGTCTACCTGTCCTTCGGCACCGAGGTGCTGGACAACCTCTGGTACGCCGAGCCGGAGCTGGTCGGCGCGCTGCGCCGGTGCGTCGCAGGCCTGGCCCGGCACTGGTCCTCGGCCGACCTGACGGTGGTGTTCCCGACCCGGGGCCGCCGGATCCTGGACCGGTACCCGGCGAACTGGGTGATCCGGCACGCCGTCGACCAGCAGCGGGTGCTCAGCCGGGCCGACGTGTTCGTCACCCACGGCGGCAGCAACAGCTTCCACGAGGCGATCATCGCCCGGGTACCGATGGTCGTCGTGCCGTTCTTCGGCGATCAGCCGCTGGTCGCCCGGCAGGCGGCCCGGCTCGGCATCGGGATCAGCCTCGACGCGGGTGCCCGCACCGGGCGGGACGCCGCGTACCGGCTGCTGGACGTCGGCTGCGCCGACCGGATCGCCGCCGCGGTGCGGCGGATCCGCGACGACCGGCGGTATCGGGAGAGCCTCGCCGGCCTGGACCTGACGGCGGTGGCCGCGTTGGCACCGACGGACGACGACCGCCCGGTCACCCGACGGGTGGGCCCGGTGGTCGCGACGCCTCCCCGGTCCGGGACAGCGTCCACGCCGCGTTGA
- a CDS encoding heavy-metal-associated domain-containing protein: MEVSTYTVQGMTCSHCVGSVSTEVGGIAGVTEVDVDLATGRVTVTSEQPVSDQAVAAAVEEAGYELVSG, from the coding sequence ATGGAGGTCAGCACCTACACCGTGCAGGGGATGACCTGCAGCCACTGCGTCGGTTCGGTGTCCACCGAGGTCGGCGGGATCGCCGGGGTCACCGAGGTGGACGTCGACCTGGCCACCGGCCGGGTCACCGTCACCAGCGAGCAGCCGGTCAGCGACCAGGCGGTGGCCGCCGCCGTCGAGGAGGCGGGCTACGAGCTGGTCAGCGGCTGA
- a CDS encoding glycoside hydrolase family 3 protein, translating into MTTQQPTVIRPPRPPLQQADDLLGRMNLAEKAGLLFHPMIGIGPGGTLAPADPDAGLLAAEDLVLHRRISHVNLVGVAAPADLARWHNQLQDLAASTRLGVPVTVSTDPRHARSANPNTAALAGAFSTWPEPLGLAATGDPELVWRHADTVRREYLAVGIRAALHPQADVATDPRWPRVLGTFGEDPELVSRLTVAYLSGLQGPTLGPDSVAALVKHFPGGGPVRTGEDPHFRYGAEQAYPGGRLAAHLAPFVAAVRAGAAQVMLGYGQPVGTELPPVAFAFNHEVVTGLLRQQLGFTGVICADWGVLTDTCFRGEPRPARAWGVEHLEPAQRLRTALHAGVDQFGGEARPDLVVDLVRGGQVTEDRIDESARRVLHDKLRLGLFEHRYVDPEHAAQVAGGPPARAAGLAAQRACVTLLRQAPPDSPARLPLAPGLRVYAEGPLRAALGGRWTVMSDPRQADVAVLRLAAPYERRPGPVEAYFHAGPLEFPPGAVDRVLAIAAAVPTVVDVYLDRPAVLTPLAGRVGTLLVSFGVEDTALVDVLAGEPAPTGRLPVDLPASQRAVLAGQPDAPFDDPAPLFRYGHGLTY; encoded by the coding sequence GTGACCACCCAGCAGCCAACCGTCATCCGACCACCCCGACCACCGCTGCAGCAGGCGGACGACCTGCTGGGCCGGATGAACCTGGCGGAAAAGGCCGGCCTGCTGTTCCATCCGATGATCGGCATCGGGCCGGGCGGGACCCTCGCCCCCGCCGACCCGGACGCCGGGCTGCTCGCCGCCGAGGACCTCGTCCTGCACCGCCGGATCAGCCACGTCAACCTGGTCGGCGTCGCGGCACCGGCCGACCTGGCCCGCTGGCACAACCAGCTGCAGGACCTGGCCGCGTCGACCCGGCTCGGCGTACCGGTGACGGTCTCCACCGATCCCCGGCACGCCCGGTCCGCCAACCCCAACACGGCGGCGCTGGCCGGCGCCTTCTCCACCTGGCCGGAGCCGCTGGGGCTGGCCGCCACCGGCGACCCGGAGCTGGTGTGGCGGCACGCCGACACCGTCCGGCGCGAGTATCTGGCGGTCGGCATCCGGGCCGCGCTGCACCCGCAGGCCGACGTCGCCACCGATCCGCGCTGGCCACGGGTGCTGGGCACCTTCGGTGAGGATCCGGAGCTGGTCAGCCGGCTGACGGTGGCGTACCTGTCCGGGTTGCAGGGTCCGACGCTCGGACCGGACAGCGTCGCCGCGCTGGTCAAGCACTTCCCCGGCGGCGGCCCGGTCCGCACCGGCGAGGACCCCCATTTCCGGTACGGCGCCGAGCAGGCCTACCCGGGTGGCCGTCTCGCCGCCCACCTGGCGCCGTTCGTGGCGGCTGTCCGGGCCGGCGCCGCGCAGGTGATGCTCGGCTACGGGCAGCCGGTCGGCACCGAACTGCCGCCGGTGGCGTTCGCCTTCAACCACGAGGTGGTGACCGGGCTGCTCCGCCAGCAGTTGGGTTTCACCGGGGTGATCTGCGCCGATTGGGGGGTGCTGACCGACACCTGTTTCCGGGGCGAACCCCGCCCGGCCCGGGCCTGGGGCGTCGAACACCTCGAACCGGCGCAGCGGCTGCGGACCGCGCTGCACGCCGGGGTTGACCAGTTCGGCGGCGAGGCCCGACCGGACCTGGTCGTCGACCTGGTCCGCGGCGGCCAGGTCACCGAGGACCGGATCGACGAGTCGGCCCGCCGGGTCCTGCACGACAAGCTGCGGCTCGGCCTGTTCGAGCACCGCTACGTCGACCCGGAGCACGCCGCGCAGGTGGCCGGCGGCCCGCCGGCCCGCGCCGCCGGACTGGCCGCCCAACGGGCCTGCGTCACGCTGCTGCGTCAGGCCCCGCCGGACAGCCCGGCCCGGTTGCCGCTCGCCCCCGGCCTGCGGGTGTACGCCGAAGGCCCGCTGCGTGCCGCGCTGGGTGGCAGGTGGACGGTGATGTCGGACCCGCGCCAGGCGGACGTGGCGGTGCTGCGGCTTGCCGCACCGTACGAGCGGCGGCCCGGCCCGGTGGAGGCGTACTTCCACGCCGGGCCGCTGGAGTTCCCGCCGGGCGCGGTGGACCGGGTGCTGGCGATCGCGGCGGCGGTGCCGACCGTCGTGGACGTCTACCTGGACCGGCCGGCGGTGCTCACCCCGCTCGCCGGCCGGGTCGGCACGCTGCTGGTCAGCTTCGGCGTCGAGGACACCGCGCTGGTCGACGTACTCGCCGGGGAGCCGGCACCGACCGGCCGGCTACCGGTCGATCTGCCGGCCAGCCAACGGGCCGTGCTCGCCGGGCAGCCGGACGCCCCGTTCGACGACCCGGCACCGCTGTTCCGGTACGGCCACGGGCTGACGTACTGA
- a CDS encoding phosphatidylethanolamine-binding protein codes for MSGKRPGSKGYDNQRARLRKDLENSGTANDAGADELANEILQEQADRQGVLRTERGLGPKGERS; via the coding sequence ATGTCGGGGAAACGACCAGGCAGCAAGGGGTACGACAACCAGCGCGCCCGGCTGCGTAAGGACCTGGAGAACTCGGGTACGGCGAACGACGCGGGTGCCGACGAACTCGCCAACGAGATCCTGCAGGAGCAGGCCGACCGCCAAGGCGTGCTGCGTACCGAACGGGGTCTCGGCCCGAAAGGGGAACGGTCCTAG
- a CDS encoding sigma factor → MDAEDAAELDAWLGEQVSRHHALLWTVLFQRLEDTRVAEDLLQETFVRAWLHRRDGHQIRHPRAWLYRMARRLAEECLDKDHRSQQASRTTPLTLVVSNDGEPGAGLLRQNVARLGRRLSVKDRECLLLTSYGVSTADIAAMLRMSPAAARRSLYRTRRALHKLRDEVQGRRTPFPSMDQEPAEDDFRRDEMVQLAVRALLPRQGRIPPPPEIDVTDLIALAHRRQSAQESTRWRWRRPRLWRPGLWRPRLWRPGLWRPGLWRIAVPTVVLVVLLIIGIEGVRPYGVSGPDPVGPDTTDPVPADPAQPLPLTAGPGTAPARHQLAAIARHLHSLDQAAPDQPAGATGRYTYVHLRAWWRDDPATGQDGGAYDRRLWWAADRSGQETRVDPAEPDRPAEVVEYPPGALGVAVPDPAADRTVLAGQLAEEQPMHEGPQAALRAVVGLYRFHDLSPAQRAAALAVLADAELATHGPVLDRAGRSGVAVSATGEMDGRPVRDTAVIDTATGRLLSYERVALPADDRVAAGTVTYYLVFLRSGRVGRLGAEPAD, encoded by the coding sequence GTGGATGCGGAAGATGCGGCAGAGCTCGATGCCTGGCTCGGGGAACAGGTGAGTCGGCATCATGCGCTGCTGTGGACGGTATTGTTTCAGCGCCTCGAGGACACCAGAGTCGCCGAAGATCTTCTGCAGGAGACATTCGTCAGGGCATGGCTGCACCGTCGGGACGGTCACCAGATCCGGCATCCGAGGGCGTGGCTCTACCGGATGGCCCGACGACTCGCCGAAGAATGTCTGGACAAGGACCATCGCAGCCAGCAGGCCTCGCGTACCACCCCGCTGACGCTGGTGGTCAGCAACGACGGCGAACCGGGTGCCGGCCTACTGCGCCAGAATGTGGCCCGGCTCGGTCGGCGGCTCAGCGTCAAGGACCGGGAGTGCCTGCTGCTGACCAGCTACGGCGTCAGCACGGCCGACATCGCCGCCATGTTGCGGATGAGCCCGGCGGCGGCACGGCGGTCGCTGTACCGGACCCGCCGCGCGTTGCACAAGCTACGGGACGAGGTGCAGGGCCGGCGTACCCCTTTCCCGAGCATGGATCAGGAGCCGGCCGAGGACGACTTCCGCCGCGACGAGATGGTGCAGCTGGCCGTCCGGGCGCTACTGCCCAGGCAGGGCCGGATTCCGCCGCCACCGGAGATCGACGTCACGGACCTGATAGCCCTGGCACACCGGCGTCAGTCGGCGCAGGAATCGACCCGCTGGCGGTGGCGGCGGCCCAGGCTGTGGCGACCCGGGCTGTGGCGGCCCAGGCTGTGGCGACCCGGGCTGTGGCGACCCGGGCTGTGGCGGATCGCGGTCCCCACGGTCGTCCTGGTGGTGCTGCTGATCATCGGGATCGAGGGCGTCCGCCCGTACGGCGTGTCCGGGCCGGACCCGGTCGGGCCGGACACCACCGACCCGGTCCCCGCCGACCCGGCCCAGCCGCTGCCGCTGACCGCCGGCCCGGGCACCGCCCCGGCCCGGCACCAGTTGGCGGCGATCGCCCGGCACCTCCACTCGCTCGACCAGGCGGCGCCGGACCAGCCGGCAGGAGCCACCGGCCGCTACACCTACGTCCATCTCCGGGCCTGGTGGCGCGACGATCCCGCCACCGGGCAGGACGGCGGAGCGTACGACCGGCGACTGTGGTGGGCCGCCGACCGGTCCGGGCAGGAGACCCGGGTCGACCCGGCGGAGCCGGACCGGCCCGCCGAGGTGGTCGAGTACCCGCCCGGCGCGCTCGGTGTCGCCGTACCCGATCCCGCCGCCGACCGGACGGTGCTGGCCGGCCAGCTCGCCGAGGAGCAGCCGATGCACGAAGGCCCACAGGCCGCACTGCGGGCGGTGGTCGGCCTCTACCGATTCCACGACCTGTCCCCGGCCCAGCGGGCCGCCGCCCTGGCCGTCCTCGCCGACGCGGAGCTGGCCACCCACGGCCCGGTGCTGGACCGGGCCGGCCGCTCCGGCGTCGCGGTCAGCGCGACCGGTGAGATGGACGGCCGACCGGTGCGGGACACCGCCGTCATCGACACCGCCACCGGTCGGCTGCTCAGCTACGAGCGGGTGGCCCTGCCCGCCGACGACCGCGTAGCGGCCGGCACGGTCACCTACTACCTGGTGTTCCTGCGCTCCGGCCGGGTCGGTCGGCTCGGCGCCGAACCGGCCGACTGA
- a CDS encoding trypsin-like serine protease encodes MSRTLASRLATAALALAVTAGLGLATAGPAGAVANGKVVPDGKYQFSVKLTMTGIPTADGGRRNSACSGALIHPQWVVTAGHCFRTFDGVRVDRPVADLTTATVGRADLTGDGGQVATVIAVRQSPTNDLALAKLDQPVRGIKPIALAHRPPQVGAIVRLTGYGADTSVDPVPSTVLRTGLFAVTEVADSTIGVTGRYPHPDTSACPYDSGAPYFVERGRRGPALVSVESFGPDCPHSDVETTSRVDNIAYWIRQAIQG; translated from the coding sequence GTGTCCCGTACCCTCGCCTCCCGCCTGGCCACGGCGGCGCTCGCGCTGGCCGTGACGGCCGGCCTCGGCCTGGCCACCGCCGGGCCGGCCGGTGCCGTCGCCAACGGCAAGGTCGTCCCCGACGGCAAGTACCAGTTCTCGGTGAAGTTGACGATGACCGGGATCCCGACGGCCGACGGCGGCCGCCGCAACAGCGCCTGCTCCGGAGCCCTGATCCACCCGCAGTGGGTGGTCACCGCCGGGCACTGCTTCCGGACCTTCGACGGCGTACGGGTCGACCGTCCGGTCGCCGACCTGACCACCGCGACGGTCGGCCGGGCGGACCTCACCGGCGACGGCGGCCAGGTCGCCACCGTGATCGCGGTACGCCAGTCGCCCACCAACGACCTGGCGCTGGCAAAGCTGGACCAGCCGGTACGCGGCATCAAGCCGATCGCCCTGGCCCACCGGCCGCCGCAGGTCGGAGCCATCGTCCGGCTCACCGGATACGGCGCAGACACGTCGGTCGACCCGGTGCCGTCGACCGTGCTGCGCACCGGGCTGTTCGCCGTCACCGAGGTCGCCGACTCGACCATCGGCGTGACCGGCCGGTACCCGCACCCGGACACCAGCGCCTGCCCGTACGACTCCGGTGCCCCGTACTTCGTCGAGCGGGGTCGCCGCGGTCCGGCGCTGGTTTCGGTGGAGAGCTTCGGCCCGGACTGCCCGCACTCCGACGTCGAGACGACGTCGCGGGTCGACAACATCGCCTACTGGATTCGTCAGGCGATCCAGGGCTGA
- a CDS encoding SpoIIE family protein phosphatase, translating into MTQVAGEPARRRDQAGQPDRGGQPDQAGQLGRSALIALCVTAAYAIGSGCAWLLFHASAVGAVFFPPAGVTLGALVLTRRRHWPWILGAVGLTEFGIDLWQGLGPLSALGFALTNVVEPLVGAAGLRWLRPGRIDLTRYRDAAAFLLYPVGIGPLVGAVIGATTSAVSTGGAWWPALGRFWAGDGLAVLTLGAALVGLDAIRGRVRPWQLVRGGTALAGTGALTVIGFWPRELPLAYLPVPVLLAVGFRGRVATIGAAGFVMAFAANLLSAAGHGPWSVLAGQPRLEAASLQVYLAVVVLGAWALAIAVAERDRAQAESRREVAARRRLQALQDVTAGLATAATSDQVIRVLVDRGVGLVADHGAVALTDQAGGSVRSWPTAALAEQVAGGFATFPLDGSDRLPVVDVIRTGRPVQLPTLAALDARYPVLADAHARTGTRSLLAVPVKVGDRCLGALAFAFRRDDAITPEVVSIARTLAELAGQAVDRATMYESEHAAAHQLQRALLPQISPDLPGVTAAVCYRPAEHGRDVGGDWYDVFELPGNRVGIAVGDVVGHGLSSAITMGRLQQSLRSVAQTGASPVEVLEALDTACQTIDGADFATVGYAEYSPTDRVLTYACAGHLPPLLVAGGVSRYLTDARSLPLRLTAQPRTQAQIAVPDSAMLVWYSDGLVERRDQVIDAGLDRLGRAAAGLSGTEPQVWCDRLLDAMTDGQVITDDTVVACVHLDGLPTGTDGSPVLRLTLTSPADLSAARRALRDWSAGNDLTPDQVDALLATCNEALINSLEHAYHGRPGGPVALQVMLLDRQQVRVEVTDRGHWRGHSHDGSDRGRGLDLINRMARRLVLDLSGAGTRVTITLPGQ; encoded by the coding sequence TTGACACAGGTCGCCGGCGAGCCGGCACGTCGGCGGGACCAGGCCGGGCAGCCGGACCGGGGCGGGCAGCCGGACCAGGCCGGGCAGCTGGGCCGGTCGGCGCTGATCGCGCTCTGCGTCACCGCCGCGTACGCGATCGGCTCCGGCTGCGCCTGGCTGCTGTTCCACGCCTCGGCCGTCGGCGCGGTGTTCTTTCCGCCGGCCGGGGTGACCCTCGGTGCGCTGGTGCTGACCCGTCGCCGGCACTGGCCGTGGATCCTCGGTGCCGTTGGTCTCACCGAGTTCGGCATCGACCTGTGGCAAGGGCTCGGCCCGCTGAGCGCACTCGGCTTCGCGCTGACCAACGTCGTCGAACCGCTGGTCGGTGCCGCCGGGCTGCGGTGGCTGCGGCCGGGCCGGATCGACCTGACCCGGTACCGCGACGCGGCGGCGTTCCTGCTCTACCCGGTGGGCATCGGCCCGTTGGTCGGCGCGGTGATCGGGGCCACGACCAGCGCGGTCAGCACCGGCGGCGCCTGGTGGCCGGCGTTGGGCCGGTTCTGGGCCGGCGACGGGCTCGCGGTGCTCACCCTCGGTGCCGCCCTGGTCGGCCTCGACGCGATCCGCGGCCGGGTCCGGCCGTGGCAGCTGGTCCGGGGCGGTACGGCGTTGGCCGGCACCGGAGCGCTCACCGTCATCGGTTTCTGGCCCCGGGAGCTGCCGCTGGCCTACCTGCCGGTGCCGGTGCTGCTCGCGGTCGGCTTCCGGGGTCGGGTGGCGACCATCGGGGCGGCCGGGTTCGTGATGGCGTTCGCCGCGAACCTGCTCAGCGCCGCCGGGCACGGGCCGTGGTCGGTGCTGGCCGGACAGCCCCGGCTGGAGGCGGCATCGCTGCAGGTCTACCTGGCGGTGGTGGTGCTCGGTGCCTGGGCGCTGGCGATCGCGGTGGCGGAGCGGGACCGGGCGCAAGCCGAGTCACGTCGTGAGGTGGCCGCCCGCCGGCGGTTGCAGGCGCTGCAGGACGTCACCGCCGGGCTGGCCACCGCCGCCACGTCCGACCAGGTGATCCGGGTGCTGGTCGACCGGGGCGTCGGCCTGGTCGCCGACCACGGCGCGGTGGCGCTCACCGATCAGGCCGGCGGGTCGGTCCGCAGCTGGCCGACGGCGGCCCTCGCCGAACAGGTCGCCGGCGGCTTCGCCACGTTCCCGCTCGACGGGTCGGACCGGTTGCCGGTCGTCGACGTGATCCGGACCGGCCGGCCGGTCCAACTGCCGACCCTGGCGGCGCTGGACGCCCGCTACCCCGTACTCGCCGACGCTCATGCCCGGACCGGCACCCGCAGCCTGCTGGCGGTGCCGGTCAAGGTCGGCGACCGGTGCCTCGGTGCGCTGGCGTTCGCGTTCCGTCGGGACGACGCGATCACCCCGGAGGTGGTTTCGATCGCCCGTACCCTCGCCGAGCTCGCCGGTCAGGCCGTCGACCGGGCAACGATGTACGAGTCCGAACACGCCGCCGCGCACCAGTTGCAACGGGCGTTGCTGCCGCAGATCTCGCCCGACCTGCCGGGCGTCACGGCCGCCGTGTGCTACCGGCCGGCGGAGCACGGCCGCGACGTCGGCGGCGACTGGTACGACGTGTTCGAACTGCCCGGCAACCGGGTGGGTATCGCGGTCGGGGATGTCGTCGGCCACGGGCTGTCGTCGGCGATCACGATGGGCCGGCTGCAGCAGTCGCTGCGCTCGGTGGCGCAGACCGGTGCGTCACCGGTCGAGGTGCTGGAGGCGCTGGACACCGCCTGCCAGACGATCGACGGGGCCGACTTCGCGACCGTCGGGTACGCCGAGTACAGCCCCACCGACCGGGTGCTCACCTACGCCTGCGCCGGGCATCTGCCGCCGCTGCTGGTGGCCGGCGGGGTCAGCCGCTACCTGACCGACGCCCGGTCGCTGCCGCTGCGGCTGACCGCGCAGCCCCGGACCCAGGCCCAGATCGCGGTGCCCGACTCGGCGATGCTGGTCTGGTACTCCGACGGTCTGGTCGAGCGGCGCGACCAGGTGATCGACGCCGGGTTGGACCGGCTCGGCCGGGCCGCCGCCGGGTTGTCCGGCACCGAGCCGCAGGTCTGGTGTGACCGGCTGTTGGACGCGATGACCGACGGCCAGGTGATCACCGACGACACGGTGGTGGCCTGCGTCCATCTGGACGGGCTGCCGACCGGCACGGACGGCTCTCCGGTGCTGCGGCTGACCCTGACCTCCCCTGCCGACCTGTCCGCCGCGCGCCGGGCGCTGCGGGACTGGTCCGCCGGCAACGACCTGACGCCGGATCAGGTCGACGCGCTGTTGGCCACCTGCAACGAGGCTCTGATCAACTCGTTGGAGCACGCCTACCACGGGCGTCCGGGCGGCCCGGTCGCGTTGCAGGTGATGCTGCTGGACCGGCAGCAGGTCCGGGTCGAGGTCACCGACCGGGGGCACTGGCGGGGCCACTCGCACGACGGGTCCGACCGGGGGCGCGGGCTCGATCTGATCAACCGGATGGCCCGCCGGCTGGTGCTCGACCTCTCCGGTGCCGGCACCCGGGTCACCATCACCCTGCCCGGTCAGTAG